Proteins encoded in a region of the Bacteroidota bacterium genome:
- a CDS encoding T9SS type A sorting domain-containing protein, translating to MKQFYILFLITISTTHVFCTDYYWVNNSGNWSDYNNHWATSSGGSLFHSSVPSYTDNVIFDQNSFVQRTAILVIDADASCNSFIFNNNLSPEISSVHDSVILRINGDLTLNFLFNFSYYGELIFNGNSNITSSSNSLNSRIKFDSPGGNFNLSDEFCSTDTVRFVAGNFFTQNNTCRFNFIKDDDFGTRSLYFETSDVYVTGGIKGRNNTAQEHFYADSSRFVFNNALYLYAYYKSFNIVEINSPGLIASVDNGNIDSVIINSDCQFFLHAGYTNNITLDANPADTIIIDVDGCTLGRIDGRSDSSDFVQLRYGEGQLSIDEVYSSADLEMIWYSIDVCYVDINKAMCMKNAKFTGFNYENSKRLQIQTMEIFGNGQYTSFYCDSLTLHPNTTHTFDPQAKQIFNNLFATGSASQNIILRSSIPGVQDTIEMNHDFCGNYLDISDIFVYGPNNYYAGANSINTTNNAGWNFTSCAATTDELSENKNILLYPVPASDKIYFNEPVDAIKILDITGKQVYSTRENQISSLVIGSLKGNFFMVELTNKTGVARRKLIVN from the coding sequence ATGAAACAATTTTATATTCTATTCCTTATCACGATTTCAACTACACATGTGTTTTGCACAGATTACTATTGGGTAAATAACAGTGGCAACTGGAGTGATTATAATAATCATTGGGCAACTTCTTCGGGAGGTTCTTTATTCCATAGTTCAGTGCCTTCTTATACCGACAATGTTATCTTCGATCAAAATTCTTTTGTCCAGCGCACAGCTATTCTTGTAATTGACGCAGACGCTTCTTGCAATTCCTTTATATTTAATAACAATCTGTCACCTGAAATAAGCTCTGTTCACGATTCAGTAATACTAAGGATTAACGGCGACCTTACATTGAACTTTCTTTTCAACTTTTCTTATTACGGCGAACTCATTTTCAATGGAAATTCAAATATCACATCTTCTTCTAATTCCCTAAACTCTAGGATAAAGTTTGATAGTCCAGGTGGAAATTTTAATCTGTCTGATGAATTTTGCAGTACTGATACTGTTAGATTTGTTGCAGGTAATTTTTTTACACAAAATAATACATGTAGATTCAATTTTATAAAAGATGATGATTTTGGCACAAGAAGTTTATATTTTGAAACCTCTGATGTTTATGTAACAGGTGGAATAAAAGGTCGTAATAATACCGCACAAGAACATTTTTATGCTGATAGTTCTAGGTTCGTGTTTAACAATGCTCTGTACCTGTACGCTTACTATAAAAGTTTTAATATTGTAGAAATAAATTCGCCCGGACTGATCGCAAGTGTAGATAACGGGAATATAGATTCAGTAATAATAAATAGTGATTGCCAGTTTTTCCTTCATGCTGGATACACAAATAACATTACATTAGACGCAAATCCAGCTGATACTATAATCATCGATGTAGATGGTTGTACTTTAGGTCGAATTGACGGACGTTCAGACTCATCAGATTTTGTACAGTTGCGATACGGCGAAGGACAACTCTCAATAGATGAAGTTTATTCTTCAGCTGATCTTGAAATGATCTGGTATAGTATAGACGTGTGTTACGTTGACATTAACAAAGCTATGTGCATGAAGAATGCTAAGTTCACCGGATTTAACTATGAAAATTCTAAACGCCTCCAGATACAAACAATGGAAATTTTTGGAAACGGCCAGTACACTTCATTCTATTGCGACAGCCTTACGCTACATCCAAATACAACACACACTTTTGATCCGCAGGCAAAACAAATATTCAATAATTTGTTTGCAACAGGGTCAGCTTCACAAAATATAATTCTACGCTCCAGTATTCCAGGAGTTCAGGACACCATAGAAATGAACCACGATTTTTGCGGCAACTATCTGGACATTAGCGATATTTTTGTTTACGGCCCAAATAATTATTACGCAGGAGCTAATAGTATAAATACTACAAATAACGCAGGATGGAATTTTACTTCTTGTGCAGCAACGACTGATGAATTATCGGAAAACAAGAATATACTTCTCTACCCTGTTCCTGCATCCGATAAAATTTACTTTAACGAGCCAGTTGATGCAATAAAAATATTAGATATTACAGGCAAACAAGTTTACTCAACACGAGAAAATCAAATATCGAGTTTAGTGATAGGTTCTTTAAAAGGAAATTTCTTCATGGTAGAATTGACGAATAAAACCGGAGTGGCGAGAAGAAAACTTATTGTCAATTAA
- a CDS encoding 3-phosphoshikimate 1-carboxyvinyltransferase: MIGPVLKNGLIIELSGKQTSESYIDLTIEMMRSYGAEVQKEENRIIVSPKIYHPKNYIVENDWSSASYWYSLCALNPGSQFILHGLKKNSFQGDSIIASIMSSFGVTTKYESEKIIMSSEYRKLSEMISEFEFDFSSYPDLVMTMAVLCAAKGVNGKFSGVGSLRIKESDRLQVLKSELGKCGVEVAIDGDNLEISSKTLFKLPGVIETHNDHRIAMAFAPLATVMESVSFDSIDVVSKSYPEFWEQLSKAGLDFTS, from the coding sequence ATGATCGGCCCGGTTTTGAAGAATGGTTTGATCATTGAATTATCTGGCAAGCAAACTTCTGAATCATATATTGATCTGACTATTGAAATGATGCGTTCTTATGGAGCAGAAGTTCAGAAGGAGGAAAACAGAATTATTGTTTCACCAAAGATTTACCATCCAAAAAACTACATCGTTGAGAATGACTGGAGTTCTGCTTCTTATTGGTATTCTTTATGTGCTTTAAATCCGGGAAGTCAATTTATTTTACATGGGCTGAAAAAGAATTCATTTCAAGGCGACAGTATTATCGCAAGCATTATGAGTTCATTTGGGGTTACGACAAAATACGAATCAGAGAAAATTATTATGTCGTCGGAATACAGGAAATTGTCTGAAATGATCTCTGAATTTGAATTCGATTTCAGTTCGTATCCTGATCTGGTTATGACAATGGCTGTTCTGTGTGCTGCGAAAGGAGTCAATGGTAAGTTTTCAGGAGTTGGTTCATTACGCATAAAGGAATCTGACAGACTTCAAGTACTAAAGTCAGAATTGGGAAAGTGTGGAGTGGAAGTGGCAATAGATGGAGATAATTTAGAAATTTCTTCAAAAACTTTATTTAAACTACCGGGAGTTATTGAAACACACAATGATCACCGAATAGCAATGGCTTTTGCGCCTTTAGCAACTGTCATGGAATCTGTTTCATTTGATTCGATTGATGTAGTGTCAAAGTCGTATCCTGAATTCTGGGAACAACTTTCTAAAGCAGGTTTAGATTTTACAAGTTAA
- a CDS encoding T9SS type A sorting domain-containing protein, whose protein sequence is MSVSLNILKAKTIKFLVFFTLFIPVNSFSANFYWVNGTGNWSDYANHWATSSGGSTFQIQVPSPIDNVIFDVNSFANPNDTVILDTTLIYANNLIYDNALPVLLYAPSAITIEISETIDLDPGLKLEGGTSNLNLRGTGIYNFRTSEDTLRIAINFMSSGDYSLSEDLHTGDLFITDGKFRTNNHSVFADYRIRAAGTSEIFFGSSNMHAYIVFFFPNTTYVIHAENSTFYCADFTSMKAHLFNDVYCTNKFNSSYSDYHNVEAIWFQGGLGNFHNVKIKSSLNPSIFSGAQSNFNKIEIEKGIYTGSGNLQTDTLIIHVGTDYSFRDSITINKLFQSSGNCTQYNSLSGWDSFYKGHIIMNTGSYYLDYNSFSNISFSGGLTFSANNSFNLGSAIGISISNPVAKKLYWIGGSGNWDNETHWSLSSGAPADNCLPTKLDTVVFDNNSFLNYHTVTITSNSSCKTLIWNSNDTVLIKNQIAASELTIYQSLIIDNPSTIILNLPHLHFVSDQPGNTILTNDALINSYIDFIGMGEWSFNSAFTNLDEILIKGGTFRTNGHRIKSSLIDFDLDRSSAFYMASSLMETGWHFENQTHPMIIDATNTDFIRSNVNSDIPIHCRDFIDCGNVKLAANSSFRDMEIKFLQLNASCSGRNVTVTDYQINIANIIINGAILNKLTIDTRACNLVGLNAYVDTLISTRSGLSLTLYEINIDNFLKLIGSCDGNIILTGNAHIFGTTQLQNILFRNVVFTGNIPVTPLNSIFDGVNQGITTNNYISRTLYWVNGSGNWGDSNHWSLTSGGSGGECIPSRFDDIVIDSLSQISGYLEITLNYLLTECRSFTDVRQCMIIDDNHASFINIYGNFRTDSLFTARVNYDYPITLVCDSGINFIDSRSEYLQRSIELKGRGSFELLNDLRTEKKLFLRMGQLKTNGFPITVNDHFQIFNNDPMSLYMDTSTITCSNFNFLPIANSSVLDFDNCIILSDNFSATDLDLNIVRTGYLTCYTCTGNSFTATNINLDSSTVNELSTTALPGTCALANSSIEKFEINNISNRLSGTTQIDTLIFNSPGQDLLLDNFNISVTRHLELISDAGFPSRLKTNIQFPCNINYSGDTLCTDFVYFENIAVTGSAPWFVGANSFDLGGNTGLNFIACPVINNITSADLMPIVLYPNPVTSRFVVTLPATINEEMTFVLYDLLGNVVIQKSIEGLTTEINRDDQANGIYIYQLKNNQGNSVNSGKMVFN, encoded by the coding sequence ATGAGCGTGTCCTTAAATATATTAAAGGCAAAAACAATCAAATTTTTGGTCTTTTTTACATTATTCATTCCAGTAAATAGCTTTTCGGCAAATTTTTATTGGGTCAATGGAACAGGCAACTGGAGTGATTATGCAAACCATTGGGCCACCAGTTCGGGTGGAAGCACATTTCAAATACAAGTTCCAAGTCCAATTGACAATGTGATCTTTGATGTCAACTCATTTGCGAATCCAAATGACACAGTTATACTCGATACAACTTTGATCTATGCTAACAATTTAATTTATGACAATGCTCTTCCAGTTCTTTTATATGCACCTTCAGCAATTACAATTGAAATTTCCGAAACGATAGATCTCGATCCGGGATTAAAATTAGAAGGCGGAACATCTAATTTGAATCTTAGAGGAACAGGAATTTACAACTTCAGAACATCCGAAGATACTTTAAGAATTGCTATTAATTTTATGTCTTCAGGCGACTATTCCTTGAGTGAAGACCTGCATACTGGGGATCTTTTTATAACAGATGGTAAATTCCGTACAAACAACCATTCAGTATTTGCAGATTATAGGATCAGAGCTGCTGGAACTTCTGAAATCTTCTTTGGCAGTTCAAATATGCACGCATATATTGTTTTTTTCTTTCCAAATACGACATACGTTATTCATGCAGAGAATTCTACCTTTTATTGCGCTGATTTTACATCTATGAAGGCGCACCTGTTTAATGACGTTTATTGCACAAATAAATTTAATTCCTCATACTCTGATTATCATAATGTAGAAGCTATATGGTTTCAAGGTGGACTCGGTAATTTTCATAACGTAAAGATAAAATCCAGTCTCAATCCTTCTATCTTTAGCGGCGCACAAAGTAATTTCAATAAAATTGAAATAGAAAAAGGAATTTATACAGGTAGTGGAAATTTACAAACTGATACTTTAATCATTCATGTTGGAACTGATTATTCATTCAGAGACTCCATAACGATCAATAAATTATTTCAGTCTTCCGGTAATTGCACACAATACAATTCACTTTCAGGCTGGGATAGCTTTTACAAAGGGCACATAATAATGAATACAGGCTCGTATTACTTGGATTACAATAGTTTTTCCAACATTTCTTTCTCTGGAGGATTAACATTTTCTGCAAACAATTCATTCAACCTTGGCTCAGCAATTGGCATTTCTATTTCTAATCCTGTCGCTAAAAAACTTTATTGGATTGGGGGCAGTGGAAACTGGGACAACGAAACTCATTGGTCTCTTTCCTCGGGAGCTCCTGCAGACAATTGTCTCCCAACTAAACTAGACACCGTTGTATTCGACAATAATTCATTTTTAAATTATCATACTGTAACAATAACTTCGAATTCCAGTTGCAAAACTTTGATATGGAATTCAAATGATACGGTTTTGATAAAAAATCAAATCGCAGCAAGTGAACTAACTATATATCAATCCTTGATCATAGATAATCCTTCCACGATTATTTTAAACCTTCCACATCTCCATTTTGTATCTGATCAGCCAGGAAACACAATTTTAACCAATGACGCACTGATTAATTCATACATTGATTTTATCGGAATGGGTGAATGGTCATTCAATTCTGCTTTCACAAATCTGGACGAGATACTCATCAAAGGAGGAACTTTCAGGACAAATGGCCACAGGATCAAGTCATCTTTGATTGATTTTGATCTCGATCGCTCTTCAGCATTCTATATGGCCTCCTCCTTAATGGAAACGGGTTGGCACTTCGAGAACCAAACACATCCAATGATCATTGATGCAACAAATACTGATTTTATACGCTCCAATGTTAATTCAGATATACCAATTCATTGTCGAGATTTTATTGATTGTGGAAATGTAAAACTAGCCGCTAATTCCTCTTTCCGTGATATGGAAATTAAATTTCTTCAACTTAATGCCTCCTGTTCCGGAAGAAATGTAACCGTCACAGATTATCAGATTAATATTGCCAACATAATAATTAATGGCGCAATACTAAATAAACTAACAATAGATACTAGAGCATGCAATCTTGTCGGTTTAAACGCATATGTTGACACTCTAATAAGTACCCGTTCGGGATTATCTTTAACATTGTATGAGATCAATATCGACAACTTTTTAAAACTGATAGGAAGTTGTGATGGAAATATTATACTTACCGGTAACGCTCACATTTTCGGAACTACCCAATTACAAAATATTTTATTCCGCAATGTGGTCTTCACTGGCAACATACCTGTCACACCGTTGAATTCAATCTTCGATGGCGTAAATCAGGGGATAACAACAAACAACTACATTTCACGTACACTATATTGGGTAAACGGCTCCGGCAATTGGGGCGACAGTAATCATTGGTCGCTTACAAGTGGAGGTTCTGGTGGCGAATGTATTCCTTCACGCTTTGATGATATAGTTATTGATTCTTTATCTCAAATTTCAGGATATCTTGAAATAACACTGAATTATTTGTTGACCGAATGCAGATCTTTCACTGATGTAAGGCAATGTATGATCATTGATGACAATCATGCATCATTTATAAATATATATGGTAATTTCAGAACTGATTCCTTATTTACTGCAAGAGTAAACTATGATTATCCTATTACTCTCGTTTGTGACAGCGGCATCAATTTTATTGACTCAAGAAGTGAATATCTTCAAAGATCAATTGAACTAAAAGGAAGAGGTAGTTTTGAATTACTAAATGATCTGAGAACTGAAAAAAAACTATTTCTCCGTATGGGTCAATTAAAGACGAACGGCTTTCCTATTACTGTAAATGATCATTTCCAGATTTTTAATAACGATCCGATGAGTTTGTACATGGACACATCAACTATAACATGTTCCAATTTTAATTTTCTTCCTATTGCGAATTCTTCTGTACTTGATTTTGACAATTGCATTATCCTATCTGATAATTTCTCCGCAACTGATCTTGATTTGAATATCGTCAGAACGGGATACTTAACCTGTTACACTTGTACTGGAAATTCATTCACAGCAACTAACATAAACCTGGACTCATCAACTGTAAATGAATTGAGCACAACAGCATTACCTGGAACTTGCGCTCTGGCAAATTCATCAATTGAAAAATTTGAAATCAATAATATAAGTAACCGTCTATCAGGTACAACACAAATAGATACATTGATTTTTAATTCTCCAGGGCAAGATCTTCTTCTTGATAATTTCAATATTTCTGTAACGCGACACTTAGAATTAATTTCAGATGCCGGATTTCCAAGCAGGCTTAAAACAAATATTCAATTTCCTTGTAACATTAATTATTCAGGCGATACACTTTGCACAGATTTTGTTTATTTTGAAAACATAGCAGTTACCGGAAGCGCTCCATGGTTCGTGGGAGCAAATAGTTTTGATCTTGGCGGAAATACCGGATTAAATTTTATAGCCTGTCCTGTCATCAACAATATAACTAGTGCAGACCTTATGCCAATTGTACTTTATCCAAATCCTGTAACAAGCCGTTTTGTTGTCACTTTGCCGGCAACAATAAATGAAGAAATGACTTTTGTCCTTTACGACCTGCTCGGAAATGTTGTCATTCAGAAATCTATTGAAGGATTAACAACGGAAATAAACAGAGATGATCAAGCGAATGGTATTTATATTTATCAGTTAAAAAACAATCAAGGGAATTCAGTCAATTCAGGAAAGATGGTCTTCAATTAA